Proteins encoded together in one Halalkaliarchaeum sp. AArc-CO window:
- a CDS encoding metal-dependent transcriptional regulator — protein sequence MNTADQYLKAIYLIQTQADGPASTGELAERLSVSPASANEMIGKLEERGFAEHEKYKGVRLTDEGIGRARDALQTYCIIERFLANVLDVEEFQSEAREMESVIDETVAERIDTIIDRNPECPDCFDAETDACSCLEGGEVAD from the coding sequence ATGAACACGGCAGACCAGTATCTCAAAGCGATCTACCTCATCCAAACACAGGCGGACGGTCCCGCCTCGACGGGGGAACTCGCCGAACGGCTGTCGGTGAGTCCGGCAAGCGCAAACGAGATGATCGGCAAGCTCGAGGAGCGTGGCTTCGCGGAACACGAGAAGTACAAGGGCGTTCGTCTCACCGACGAGGGGATCGGTCGCGCCCGCGACGCCTTACAGACGTACTGCATCATCGAGCGGTTCCTGGCGAACGTCCTCGACGTCGAGGAGTTCCAGTCGGAGGCGCGGGAGATGGAGTCGGTGATCGACGAGACAGTCGCCGAGCGCATCGACACCATCATCGATCGCAATCCCGAGTGTCCGGACTGTTTCGACGCCGAGACGGACGCGTGTTCGTGTCTCGAGGGCGGCGAAGTCGCGGATTAA
- the eif1A gene encoding translation initiation factor eIF-1A, protein MGENEGRRDLRMPDDNEVFAEVTNMLGANRVKVRCADGVERTARIPGRMQKRIWIREDDIVLVEPWDWQDEKADVTWRYEKSEADQLREEGHIR, encoded by the coding sequence ATGGGCGAAAACGAGGGGCGACGCGACCTCCGGATGCCGGACGACAACGAGGTGTTCGCGGAGGTCACCAACATGCTCGGAGCGAATCGCGTGAAAGTACGCTGCGCCGACGGGGTCGAACGGACGGCTCGGATCCCCGGACGGATGCAAAAGCGGATCTGGATCCGGGAGGACGACATCGTCCTCGTCGAGCCGTGGGACTGGCAAGACGAGAAGGCGGACGTGACCTGGCGGTACGAAAAATCCGAGGCCGACCAGCTCCGCGAGGAAGGCCACATTCGGTGA
- a CDS encoding nicotinate phosphoribosyltransferase, which translates to MEFDIVPPSAIHEGRATDAYFERTTAALEHAGRNPTVTAEVTADQFPSGEFELFAGLKDATALLEGRGVDVDAIPEGRLFDGGPVLRIEGPYLEFAELETSLLGFLSHASGVATAALDCRVAAPDSTVLSFGARHVHPSIAAMIERSALAGGLDGISHVAAGEVIGREASGTMPHALVICFGNGNQEDAWRAFDEAVPESVPRIALCDTYTDEVDESLRAVDALGDRLAGVRLDTTGSRRGDFRHIVREVQWELSARGHDDVEIFLSGGLGPDALRELRDLADGFGVGGYVSNADPVDFALDIVEVEGEPAAKRGKLSGGKQAYRTDDGAHHVGLASRDAPVDAEPLLEPVIRDGSVVADDGLFELDEAAARARADAAAVGYGDRE; encoded by the coding sequence ATGGAATTCGACATCGTCCCCCCGTCGGCGATCCACGAGGGACGGGCGACGGACGCGTACTTCGAACGGACGACGGCTGCACTCGAACACGCGGGCCGGAACCCGACCGTCACCGCCGAGGTCACCGCCGACCAGTTCCCCTCCGGCGAGTTCGAGCTGTTTGCCGGTCTGAAGGACGCGACGGCGCTTCTGGAGGGTCGCGGCGTCGACGTCGACGCGATCCCCGAAGGTCGGCTGTTCGACGGCGGCCCAGTTCTGCGGATCGAGGGACCGTATCTCGAGTTCGCGGAACTGGAGACGTCGCTTCTGGGCTTTCTCTCCCACGCCTCCGGCGTCGCGACCGCCGCGCTGGACTGTCGCGTTGCCGCTCCCGACTCGACGGTGCTCTCCTTCGGCGCCCGCCACGTTCACCCCTCGATCGCGGCGATGATCGAACGGTCGGCGCTGGCGGGCGGCCTCGACGGTATCTCCCACGTCGCCGCCGGGGAGGTCATCGGCCGAGAGGCGAGCGGAACGATGCCACACGCGCTGGTGATCTGTTTCGGGAACGGCAACCAGGAGGACGCCTGGCGGGCGTTCGACGAGGCGGTACCGGAGTCGGTTCCCCGGATCGCGCTGTGTGACACCTACACCGACGAGGTCGACGAGAGCCTCCGCGCCGTCGACGCGCTGGGCGACCGGCTGGCCGGCGTTCGACTCGACACCACCGGCTCGCGACGGGGAGACTTCCGGCACATCGTCCGGGAGGTACAGTGGGAGCTTTCCGCCCGCGGCCACGACGACGTCGAGATCTTCCTCAGTGGCGGGCTCGGTCCAGACGCGCTCCGGGAGCTCCGGGATCTCGCCGACGGGTTCGGCGTCGGGGGATACGTCTCGAACGCGGATCCGGTCGACTTCGCGCTCGACATCGTCGAAGTCGAAGGCGAGCCCGCGGCCAAACGGGGCAAACTCTCCGGTGGGAAACAGGCCTACCGGACCGACGACGGTGCCCACCACGTCGGACTCGCCTCGCGGGACGCCCCCGTGGACGCAGAACCGCTCCTCGAGCCGGTGATCAGGGACGGGAGCGTGGTCGCCGACGACGGACTGTTCGAGCTGGACGAGGCCGCAGCACGGGCCCGGGCCGACGCAGCTGCCGTCGGCTACGGAGACCGGGAGTAG
- a CDS encoding aldehyde ferredoxin oxidoreductase C-terminal domain-containing protein, with amino-acid sequence MTSTRDAVLRVDLSAGTVRRETVPERWRREFLGGKGLGARYLYEELSAGADPWGPENLLGFFVGPLSGFLPGESRYAAVTKSPLTGAFLDSYSGGEFAARLSGSLGDTLGLVVVGTADEPVRIELSGGEVTLSRAETWGADAAETAAAFPDAAVACVGPAGESGVEYATIASDGGEHHAGRGGAGAVMGAKRLKAIVAHDEPPTLPPSVGTLQEKYVDAYENHDVGRWQAAGETLESIDFANEVGVLPTEGWTRSRFDGTDEIGIERAREHSTGRERPDDAVPGGFRIETEEGETVPRGATPMTLGAGLGVDEFDAVAALGGVCDRLGVDVISAGNAVAWAVRAGEEGIADVGLDFGDEAGIRRLIEAIAHGTADAPDRPDGAAPPWPPELPALLGDGVDAAAAVYGGDDLIPTVKSMELPSYDPRGAAGMALAYATSDRGGCHRRARPIETEVFAADRWGTADRARAVAVAQDVRSVLWSLIADDFAGETMWGDLGAEWLEAIGLEYMPEELAEVGERVWTLVRLFNVREGFDRTDDELPATLTSPIDDGPAAGESIDPEEFDRMLEAYYAMREWGENGRPTRACLDRLDLLDVVDEATPLDDPWTDAPFDPERHGAAERLERSVE; translated from the coding sequence ATGACCTCCACCCGGGACGCGGTTTTGCGGGTCGATCTTTCGGCGGGAACGGTTCGACGGGAGACCGTTCCGGAACGCTGGCGCCGCGAGTTCCTCGGCGGGAAAGGCCTCGGCGCACGCTACCTCTACGAGGAACTTTCCGCTGGTGCGGATCCGTGGGGGCCGGAGAACCTCCTCGGATTCTTCGTCGGTCCGCTGTCGGGGTTTCTTCCGGGAGAGTCGCGGTACGCAGCCGTGACGAAATCACCGCTTACCGGCGCGTTTCTCGACTCCTACAGCGGCGGCGAGTTCGCCGCACGGCTGTCGGGGTCGCTCGGGGACACCCTCGGATTGGTCGTCGTCGGGACCGCCGACGAACCGGTTCGAATCGAACTCTCCGGCGGGGAGGTGACGCTGTCGCGGGCCGAGACCTGGGGTGCAGACGCGGCCGAAACCGCGGCGGCGTTTCCCGACGCGGCGGTCGCGTGTGTGGGCCCGGCCGGCGAGTCTGGCGTCGAGTACGCGACGATCGCCTCCGACGGCGGCGAGCACCACGCCGGCCGCGGCGGCGCGGGGGCTGTAATGGGCGCAAAGCGATTGAAGGCGATCGTCGCTCACGACGAACCACCCACCCTCCCGCCGAGCGTCGGGACGCTCCAGGAAAAGTACGTCGACGCCTACGAGAACCACGACGTCGGGCGGTGGCAGGCCGCAGGCGAGACGCTCGAGAGCATCGACTTCGCAAACGAGGTCGGCGTGCTGCCCACCGAGGGATGGACGCGGAGCCGGTTCGACGGGACCGACGAGATCGGGATCGAACGGGCACGCGAACACTCGACCGGCAGGGAACGTCCCGACGACGCCGTCCCCGGTGGATTTCGGATCGAAACGGAGGAGGGCGAGACGGTCCCCCGGGGGGCGACGCCGATGACGCTGGGGGCCGGACTCGGGGTCGACGAGTTCGACGCCGTCGCGGCGCTGGGGGGGGTCTGTGATCGGCTCGGAGTCGACGTTATCTCGGCCGGAAACGCCGTCGCGTGGGCGGTCCGTGCCGGCGAGGAAGGGATCGCAGACGTCGGTCTCGATTTCGGCGACGAGGCGGGAATCCGCCGGCTGATCGAGGCGATCGCCCACGGGACCGCGGACGCGCCGGATCGGCCGGACGGTGCGGCGCCGCCCTGGCCGCCCGAACTCCCTGCACTTCTCGGGGACGGCGTCGACGCAGCCGCGGCAGTCTACGGCGGCGACGACCTCATCCCGACCGTGAAGTCGATGGAGCTACCCTCCTACGATCCGCGTGGTGCTGCCGGGATGGCGCTCGCGTACGCCACGAGCGACCGGGGCGGCTGTCACCGTCGGGCTCGTCCGATCGAGACGGAGGTGTTCGCCGCCGACCGGTGGGGGACGGCCGACCGCGCCCGCGCGGTTGCAGTGGCACAGGACGTCCGGTCCGTGCTGTGGAGCCTGATCGCCGACGACTTCGCCGGCGAGACGATGTGGGGCGACCTCGGCGCCGAGTGGCTCGAGGCGATCGGACTGGAGTACATGCCCGAGGAACTCGCCGAGGTCGGCGAACGGGTCTGGACGCTCGTTCGGCTGTTCAACGTCCGGGAGGGGTTCGACCGGACGGACGACGAACTTCCGGCGACGCTCACCTCGCCCATCGACGACGGCCCCGCCGCCGGGGAGTCGATCGATCCCGAGGAGTTCGACCGGATGCTCGAGGCGTACTACGCGATGCGGGAGTGGGGCGAGAACGGCCGGCCCACCCGCGCCTGCCTCGACCGGCTGGACCTCCTCGACGTCGTCGACGAGGCGACGCCACTCGACGACCCGTGGACGGACGCGCCGTTCGATCCCGAACGCCACGGCGCCGCCGAGCGGCTCGAACGGTCGGTTGAGTGA
- a CDS encoding SWIM zinc finger family protein, whose amino-acid sequence MTTAETPEGPNEGRNCVRRTSGISGRTHRALTEEMTVRPLRDGRYVVETEGGTYVVDVEGASCTCPDHAIRGEHCKHLRRVAFEIAAESVPGPDERLGACAICGRELFVPRCESGSYLCEQHRPAVGEVVRDRETGSLLVVVAVTTDRADAVETDEGRIVAEYPTNTGYGDHEPIVRAVYASGLAPDRDVGDLKAYDFPASRIVRLDRSHRGPAVAVWDRPESQV is encoded by the coding sequence ATGACGACAGCCGAAACGCCGGAGGGACCAAACGAAGGTCGCAACTGTGTCAGACGGACGTCCGGGATTTCGGGACGCACCCACCGGGCGTTGACCGAGGAGATGACGGTTCGGCCGCTACGGGACGGCCGATACGTGGTGGAAACCGAGGGTGGAACGTACGTCGTCGATGTCGAAGGGGCATCCTGTACCTGTCCGGATCACGCTATCCGCGGGGAACACTGTAAACACCTCCGGCGCGTTGCCTTCGAGATCGCGGCCGAATCCGTCCCCGGGCCCGACGAGCGTCTGGGGGCCTGTGCGATCTGCGGGCGGGAGCTGTTCGTTCCTCGCTGCGAGTCGGGATCGTACCTGTGTGAACAACACCGTCCCGCCGTCGGCGAAGTGGTCCGCGACCGGGAAACCGGCTCGCTTCTGGTCGTCGTCGCCGTCACGACCGACCGGGCAGACGCCGTCGAAACCGACGAGGGGCGAATCGTGGCCGAGTATCCGACAAACACCGGCTACGGGGACCACGAGCCGATCGTCCGCGCGGTGTACGCCTCGGGACTCGCTCCGGATCGCGACGTCGGGGATCTAAAGGCGTACGATTTTCCTGCCTCCCGGATCGTTCGGTTGGACCGTTCCCATCGGGGGCCGGCAGTCGCGGTGTGGGACAGGCCCGAATCTCAAGTTTGA
- a CDS encoding PLDc N-terminal domain-containing protein, whose product MPSSILLQSGAAGAMVFFLLVLAVTVAIIWWTYTDAQKNSSHPAFLWAIVVFLAPILGLVLYLILGRDRL is encoded by the coding sequence ATGCCCTCCAGCATACTGTTGCAGTCAGGCGCCGCCGGAGCGATGGTGTTTTTCCTCCTGGTGCTCGCCGTAACGGTCGCGATCATCTGGTGGACGTACACCGACGCTCAAAAGAACAGCAGCCATCCGGCGTTCCTGTGGGCGATCGTGGTCTTCCTCGCCCCGATTTTGGGACTGGTACTGTACCTCATTCTTGGTCGCGATAGACTCTAA
- a CDS encoding Hvo_1808 family surface protein: MRRALILAMSVLMVTAMFAPVVTAAPPGAADDRTAVPTPSFDTTVDGDAESPLSTSEPVGISGGSATASTDNETADPDEEDSEFSGEPIGKVNGYWHNDTIDVDQADGLTDEELEAYVYRKMARVEEIRDQKYRSDVPVDVMTREEFREMREERESDAEFNRWNDQVWKGLFIVGEDESSEAEIDTVFSGAVAGFYSPAEDRVVIVTDDGDNPVVDGSTLLHELGHAMQDQYHNLSDPTYRGATQDADLAIDGIVEGEVVYMEHVYEERCESGEWECVETPATDGTGDDGPEPNLGIFLTVFQPYSDGPGYAADIVEEDGWEGIADRMDEPPKSTTQVIHRTDREPTPIDYEHTAESGWEHYPDQGVEGADTVGEASIYAMFWYQARFHNADTIDWREFSQADHPRETYNYVSEPSSGWANDELYPYRRGDDQDGYVWVTEWETTTDAQQFRDAYGAMLEAHDVRQDDGYHVIDDGPFRGAYLVSTDDTRVTIVHGPTIGAVSDIRPDLAAEIRDGTPTDPGEPDEPGEIETTTEPDAPDAPDDDGAIDLETPGFGIGIAVAALLATIALLGAGRRR, encoded by the coding sequence ATGCGACGGGCACTCATCCTCGCGATGTCCGTGCTGATGGTGACGGCGATGTTCGCACCAGTGGTCACCGCCGCACCGCCGGGTGCCGCGGACGATCGGACCGCAGTCCCGACGCCCTCCTTCGATACGACTGTCGACGGCGACGCCGAGTCACCGCTGTCGACGAGCGAACCCGTCGGGATTTCCGGGGGGAGTGCCACCGCGTCGACCGACAACGAAACAGCCGATCCAGACGAGGAGGACAGTGAGTTCTCCGGGGAACCGATCGGGAAGGTCAACGGCTACTGGCACAACGACACCATCGACGTCGATCAGGCCGACGGCCTCACCGACGAGGAACTCGAGGCGTACGTCTACCGGAAGATGGCCCGCGTCGAGGAGATTCGCGACCAGAAGTACCGCTCGGACGTGCCCGTCGACGTGATGACCCGCGAGGAGTTCCGCGAGATGCGCGAAGAACGCGAGAGCGACGCGGAGTTCAACCGCTGGAACGATCAGGTGTGGAAGGGGCTGTTCATCGTCGGCGAAGACGAGTCCTCCGAAGCGGAGATCGACACCGTCTTCTCCGGAGCAGTCGCCGGGTTCTACTCCCCCGCCGAGGATCGGGTCGTGATCGTGACCGACGACGGTGACAACCCGGTGGTCGACGGATCGACGCTGCTGCACGAACTCGGCCACGCGATGCAGGATCAGTACCACAACCTCTCCGATCCGACCTACCGCGGCGCCACCCAGGACGCCGATCTCGCGATCGACGGCATCGTCGAGGGTGAAGTCGTCTACATGGAACACGTCTACGAAGAGCGCTGTGAGTCCGGCGAGTGGGAGTGTGTCGAGACGCCCGCCACTGACGGGACCGGGGACGACGGACCGGAACCGAACCTGGGGATCTTCCTGACGGTGTTCCAGCCGTATTCGGACGGGCCGGGATACGCCGCCGACATCGTCGAGGAGGACGGCTGGGAGGGGATCGCCGATCGGATGGACGAGCCGCCGAAATCGACGACGCAGGTGATCCACCGCACCGACCGCGAACCGACCCCGATCGACTACGAACACACCGCAGAAAGTGGGTGGGAACACTATCCCGACCAGGGCGTCGAGGGGGCCGACACGGTGGGCGAGGCGTCGATCTACGCGATGTTCTGGTACCAGGCGCGGTTCCACAACGCCGACACGATCGACTGGCGGGAGTTCTCGCAGGCCGACCACCCCCGCGAGACGTACAACTACGTCTCCGAGCCTTCCTCCGGGTGGGCAAACGACGAGCTGTATCCGTACAGGCGCGGCGACGACCAGGACGGCTACGTCTGGGTGACCGAGTGGGAGACCACAACCGACGCCCAGCAGTTCCGGGACGCCTACGGCGCGATGCTCGAGGCCCACGACGTCCGGCAGGACGACGGCTACCACGTGATCGACGACGGACCGTTCCGCGGGGCGTACCTCGTGTCGACTGACGACACCCGGGTGACGATCGTCCACGGGCCCACGATCGGTGCGGTCTCGGACATCCGTCCGGACCTCGCAGCGGAGATCCGCGACGGCACGCCGACCGATCCGGGCGAACCGGACGAGCCGGGCGAGATCGAGACGACGACCGAACCCGACGCCCCCGACGCTCCCGACGATGACGGCGCTATCGACCTCGAGACGCCCGGGTTCGGTATCGGGATCGCTGTCGCCGCCCTGCTTGCAACCATCGCGCTGCTGGGGGCCGGCCGTCGCCGATAA
- a CDS encoding universal stress protein gives MSAPGTTVLVPMDGSPLSFDALRHALTTFPDAEIVVLHVVDLFEPGYGTDPEFESSYEPLMGTEEWYERADEVTEQLFEEVESVAADYDREVETSSEIGDPKRIIVDYTEEEAVDHVVLGAHGRTEKERSLFGSVTEIVARRVSVPVTLVR, from the coding sequence ATGAGCGCTCCCGGCACGACCGTCCTCGTCCCGATGGACGGATCGCCGCTGTCGTTCGACGCGCTTCGCCACGCGCTGACGACGTTTCCGGACGCGGAGATCGTCGTCCTGCACGTCGTCGATCTGTTCGAACCTGGCTACGGAACCGACCCCGAATTCGAAAGTTCCTACGAGCCGTTAATGGGCACCGAGGAGTGGTACGAACGGGCCGACGAGGTCACCGAACAGCTCTTCGAAGAGGTCGAATCAGTTGCTGCGGACTACGACCGCGAGGTCGAAACGAGCTCGGAGATCGGAGACCCGAAGCGGATCATCGTCGACTACACCGAGGAGGAAGCCGTCGATCACGTGGTGCTTGGAGCGCACGGACGAACGGAGAAAGAACGGTCGCTGTTCGGAAGCGTCACCGAGATCGTGGCAAGGCGGGTGAGCGTTCCCGTGACGCTCGTTCGGTGA
- a CDS encoding GNAT family N-acetyltransferase, with translation MIVRSLSDREDARGVLRVNALSWREAYSDLVPEEVLERQDPNPKPADVDRLLQALPEEGVVLVAVEDGSVRGFADFRWDEESTKEFVGPAEAGLRAIYVHPDDWGRGIGTALLAEGLSRLPDRIRAVRLEVLADNERAREFYQSRGFEQTGSDTHDIADTEYPTAIYTRTL, from the coding sequence GTGATCGTCCGTTCCCTCTCAGACCGGGAGGACGCGCGAGGCGTTCTCCGGGTCAACGCGCTCTCATGGCGGGAGGCCTACAGTGATCTGGTGCCCGAGGAGGTGCTGGAACGGCAGGATCCGAACCCGAAGCCGGCGGACGTCGACCGCCTGTTGCAGGCGCTCCCGGAGGAAGGGGTCGTCCTCGTCGCCGTCGAGGATGGCTCCGTTCGGGGCTTTGCGGACTTCCGATGGGATGAGGAGTCGACAAAGGAATTCGTCGGGCCGGCGGAGGCCGGGTTGCGAGCGATCTATGTCCATCCGGACGACTGGGGACGCGGCATCGGGACGGCGCTTCTCGCGGAGGGGCTGTCGCGGCTTCCAGACCGGATTCGGGCAGTGCGACTCGAAGTGCTGGCGGACAACGAGCGCGCCCGGGAGTTTTACCAATCGCGTGGATTCGAGCAGACCGGGTCCGACACCCACGACATCGCCGACACCGAGTATCCGACCGCGATATATACCAGGACGCTGTAG
- a CDS encoding ferritin family protein, with product MSVGAVSSDRQLARLLQLGIVLEEVVEARAYHHYRSLDAELDEEVEALLEEAAEESAEHRDRLEKLVEQLGVESVPFEEVESLVEAQYGKTKPEDFDGVLYDQLCNEETAYKFYDDLIAAIEDSDARFSVDRETLLETLREIQAEEAEGVEEVTELMERSGSGGSLET from the coding sequence ATGAGCGTCGGAGCGGTCAGCTCCGATCGTCAGCTCGCGCGCCTGCTCCAGCTGGGGATCGTGCTGGAGGAGGTCGTGGAGGCCCGGGCGTACCACCACTATCGGAGTCTGGACGCCGAACTCGACGAGGAGGTGGAAGCGCTGCTCGAGGAGGCCGCAGAAGAGTCGGCCGAACATCGGGACCGCCTCGAGAAACTCGTCGAGCAGCTCGGCGTCGAGAGCGTGCCCTTCGAGGAGGTCGAGTCCCTGGTCGAGGCACAGTACGGGAAGACCAAACCGGAGGACTTCGACGGCGTCCTGTACGACCAGCTGTGCAACGAGGAGACCGCCTACAAGTTCTACGACGATCTCATTGCGGCAATCGAGGACAGCGACGCTCGCTTTTCGGTGGACCGGGAGACGTTACTCGAGACGCTGCGGGAGATTCAGGCGGAGGAGGCCGAAGGCGTAGAGGAAGTGACAGAGCTGATGGAGCGATCCGGAAGCGGGGGGAGCCTGGAGACATGA
- a CDS encoding DNA primase large subunit PriL, producing MNRLDARYPFFESARAAVETADVSLPALVSRGAPAVDRGRERVQRALLEGTVLPEADDVDPETELLSYPIARILVSLLDSSAAIDKYAAAEASTAIGRIREDVTREDDLRSTKTTSLDLDDVLAEFGLEDDVRPDDRSARDHGEQWYRIGVGAYLSLSSSSWGREWRLVAREVADGTVKITRSELYELLETAIRNRVAEGLPFDLPQEEGIAAELSPQVADLRGLLSDRTRVHEVDVVAPELFPPCLQNLIDKATRGTELSSVEGFSLMAFLAGIGMSADEIVAFCADTSLEVETLRFQLEYLRDESGSQYPPPSCETLSAYGICHNEDDHWKVASHPLAYYEKRVEAVDSDAITDWRATTDA from the coding sequence ATGAACCGGCTGGACGCGCGGTACCCGTTCTTCGAGTCGGCCCGAGCGGCCGTCGAGACGGCCGACGTCTCGCTTCCCGCGCTAGTTTCCCGGGGAGCGCCGGCGGTCGATCGGGGGCGCGAGCGCGTCCAGCGGGCGCTGCTCGAAGGGACCGTTCTGCCGGAGGCCGACGACGTCGATCCCGAAACCGAACTGCTTTCGTATCCGATCGCCCGGATCCTCGTGTCGCTTCTGGACTCCTCGGCTGCGATCGACAAGTACGCCGCAGCCGAGGCGTCGACGGCGATCGGACGGATCCGCGAGGACGTCACGCGGGAAGACGATCTCCGGTCGACCAAGACGACCAGCCTGGATCTCGACGACGTGCTCGCGGAGTTCGGTCTCGAAGACGACGTCCGTCCCGACGATCGGTCCGCCCGAGATCACGGCGAACAGTGGTACAGGATCGGCGTGGGCGCCTACCTGTCGCTGTCGTCGTCCAGCTGGGGTCGCGAGTGGCGACTGGTCGCACGCGAAGTCGCCGACGGAACGGTGAAGATCACCCGGTCGGAGCTTTATGAACTGCTCGAGACCGCGATCCGGAACCGGGTCGCGGAGGGGCTCCCGTTCGATCTCCCGCAGGAGGAAGGAATCGCTGCGGAGCTTTCGCCGCAGGTCGCCGACCTTCGAGGCTTGCTGTCCGACCGGACGCGAGTCCACGAGGTCGACGTCGTCGCTCCCGAGTTGTTCCCGCCGTGTTTACAAAACCTGATCGACAAGGCCACCCGGGGGACGGAGCTGTCTTCAGTCGAAGGGTTCTCGCTGATGGCGTTCCTTGCCGGGATCGGGATGTCCGCAGACGAAATCGTCGCCTTCTGTGCGGACACCTCACTCGAGGTCGAGACGCTCCGCTTCCAACTGGAATATCTCCGCGACGAGTCGGGATCACAGTACCCGCCTCCGTCCTGCGAGACGCTGTCTGCGTACGGGATCTGTCACAACGAGGACGACCACTGGAAAGTCGCCTCCCACCCGCTCGCGTACTACGAAAAGCGAGTCGAGGCGGTCGATTCGGATGCGATCACCGACTGGCGGGCAACGACGGACGCGTGA
- a CDS encoding PAC2 family protein, with protein MTRDTTKARYDRTKELAADSPTLIEGLPGLGLVASIAVDQITKQLELEQYGTIRSDEFPPVASFNDGRVRDAVRVYAGEDPDVMTLQSDVPIPPNAVEALSQCVLTELAEDFEKAVFLAGAPAETEAEIGEIVGIATTDELEADLVDAGITLADGAGVIGGITGALLAACYHDDIPASVLVVRSHPYIPDPGAAREVVENALEPLVDFDIDTQELLEQAEEIQRQKHQIAQQLQQLQQQQQEQQSPTPGMFQ; from the coding sequence ATGACCAGGGACACCACAAAAGCGCGCTACGACCGGACGAAGGAACTGGCCGCCGATTCGCCGACGCTCATCGAGGGACTCCCCGGACTGGGATTAGTCGCGTCGATCGCGGTCGACCAGATCACGAAACAGCTCGAACTCGAACAGTACGGAACAATCAGATCGGACGAATTTCCACCGGTCGCGTCGTTCAATGACGGCCGCGTCCGTGACGCGGTGCGGGTGTACGCCGGAGAGGATCCGGACGTGATGACGCTTCAAAGCGACGTGCCGATACCGCCGAACGCCGTCGAAGCGCTGAGCCAGTGCGTGTTGACCGAACTGGCCGAGGACTTCGAGAAGGCGGTGTTTCTCGCCGGCGCGCCAGCGGAGACGGAAGCGGAAATCGGAGAGATCGTGGGCATCGCGACGACGGACGAACTGGAAGCGGACCTCGTCGACGCGGGGATCACGCTTGCCGATGGAGCCGGGGTCATCGGTGGTATCACTGGTGCGCTGTTGGCTGCCTGCTATCACGACGACATCCCGGCGTCCGTGCTCGTCGTCCGATCGCATCCGTACATTCCGGATCCGGGGGCCGCCCGCGAAGTCGTCGAGAACGCCCTCGAACCACTGGTCGACTTCGACATCGACACCCAGGAACTGCTCGAGCAGGCCGAGGAAATCCAGCGGCAGAAACACCAGATCGCCCAGCAGCTCCAGCAGCTTCAGCAACAACAGCAGGAACAGCAGTCACCGACGCCGGGAATGTTCCAATGA
- a CDS encoding HalOD1 output domain-containing protein translates to MRTNGQLAVYRCCVPVVDTRYDKAVDEHITEVLVEAVAEAEGVDATDIGPLYDVVDLEAVSQLFTMHDGTSGPEAVFSFTFGNWNVFIRADGRIRVCDGTRSTAPEPVFEGGTA, encoded by the coding sequence ATGAGAACGAACGGACAATTGGCCGTCTATCGTTGCTGTGTCCCTGTGGTGGACACGCGATACGATAAAGCCGTTGACGAACACATCACTGAAGTACTCGTCGAGGCAGTGGCGGAGGCAGAAGGTGTCGACGCTACCGATATCGGTCCGCTGTACGACGTCGTCGATCTCGAGGCCGTCTCCCAACTGTTCACCATGCACGACGGGACATCCGGCCCGGAAGCAGTATTCAGTTTCACGTTCGGGAACTGGAACGTGTTTATTCGCGCCGATGGCCGAATCCGGGTTTGTGACGGCACTCGTTCCACCGCTCCGGAACCCGTTTTTGAAGGCGGCACGGCCTGA